The sequence below is a genomic window from Sphingobium sp. EP60837.
GCCCGAAGGCCCGACGATTGCAACGGTTTCGCCCGGTGCAATGTCGATCGTGACGCCATGAAGTGCGGCATCGTCCGGCCGTGTCGGATAGCTGAAATGCACCTGGTCGAACTGGAGGTGAGCCCCTTGGGGAAGCTGCGGCAGAGGTTTGGCGTTGGCAGGCGCGACAATTTCGGGCTGCGCGGTCATTAATTCGTGCAGCCGGCTGGCCGCGCCAGCGCCACGGAGCAGGTCTCCCCAGGTCTCGGAAAGCGCGCCAAATGCCCCGGCGACGAGGCCGCCCGTAAGGACGAAGGCAGCGATGCTGCCGCCCGACAGGTTGCCTGCCTTCACGTCCAGAGCGCCCTGCCACATCACCGCGACGACGGAGCCGAACACCAAGGCGATCACGACCGCCGTCATGGCGGCGCGGAGCAATATGCGTTGCCGCGCAGTTGCAAAGCCCTCCGCCACGGTCGCGTCAAAACGCGCGGCCTCTCGGCCCTCCTGCCCGAACGCCTGGACGATCTTCATCGCCCCGAGCACCTCAGCCGTCACACTGCCGACGGCTGCCAAACGATCCTGGCTGGCGCGGGAGAGCTTGCGGACGCGCCGCCCCAGGCTGATCATCACGAGCAGGATGACCGGGATGCCCAGCACGAGCAGCCCCGCCAGCTTCGGCGCAAGAGCGAACAGGTAGATGAGGCCGCCGACCCCGGTGACCAGGTTACGCAGCGCCACCGAAACGGCGGAGCCCACGATTTGATCGATGATGGCGGTGTCCGCCGTCATGCGCGACGCGATTTCGGACGGCCGGTTCTCTTCGAAGAAGCGGGGTTCAAGGCGCAACAGATTGGCTTGTGTCGCGGACCGGATATCGGCCACGACGCGTTCGCCGAGCCAGGAGACGAAATAGAAGCGGGCGGCCGTCGCCATCGCCAGGATCAACACGATCAGCAGCAGATATTGGAACCAGCGGCTGATGTCGCCGCCGCCCATGAAGCCTCGGTCGATGACCAGCCGGAAACCGCTGGGGATCGCGAGCGTCGCTGCCGAAGATACGATGAGCGCGGCCACGGCGGCAGCAATGCGGCCGGGATAGCGGGTGGCGAAGCGCCATAGCATCCCCAGGCTACCGAGGGAGGAACGCGCACTGCTGCGTGGGTCGAGCTTTTCCGCATCTTGCATGCGCGGCCGCTTAGCAGCCCCTTGTGCAAGCCTCAACGAGGATCAAAGGCGGTCCTGTCAGATGGACGGTGTAATTTCCGACGCCAGGGTCATGATCCGGCGCGGCCCGGTGCGACCGGTGAGCGCATAGGCCATGTCGCCAGCTTCCCAATAAGCGATGATATCGCTTGCCCGACGGGCGAGCAGAGGCCGCGCTTCGGCGGGTGTCTCTGCCCGGTCAGCGAAGAAGGAGAGCTGCTCGCCAGCCGGAGTGATGATCGAAACCGCGATGGCGGGGCTGTCGGGCGTGGGGAAAAGCTGAACATCGGTGACGCGCCAGTTGCGCGGCAAAGCCGGAAGGATGATCCCTGTGGAACGGCGAATTTCGTCGGCATTGAGCGTCGCGCTTTCGACCTGCGACGCCATATTTTGCCGTAACAGACCGGCGCGATGGGATGCGGCGGCCTCGTCAAGGAAGGGGCTTGCCTGCGCGGCTTGGGGAAATTCGCCGAGTGCGCCTCTCGCGATCCAGCCTGTGGCGAGCAGCGCCGCCATGGCTGCGGCGCGGCGGAGATGCCTCCAACTGCGGCCGCCTTCATTGTCATTTGCCACTGGCAGCGAGATGTCGCGCCTGCGCCCGACCAACGTGCCCTTCGTGCCGTCATGCATCAGGCGAAAGTCGATATGCGGCCAGCGCTGACGCCATCGGTGCGCGACAATCCGCTCGCCCGGGCGCGCCGCATCATCGAGCAGCACGACGGCGTTGGGTGACAGCCGCGCGAACAGGCTGTCGGCCGCACCGCGCACCAACGGATGGACCGACCAAGGCGGGCCGTCGATGATCAGCAGGTCGATATGATCGGGCAGGGCTTCGAGCGCATACCAGCGCCCCGGCCAGTCCGAGCTTTC
It includes:
- a CDS encoding ABC transporter transmembrane domain-containing protein, encoding MQDAEKLDPRSSARSSLGSLGMLWRFATRYPGRIAAAVAALIVSSAATLAIPSGFRLVIDRGFMGGGDISRWFQYLLLIVLILAMATAARFYFVSWLGERVVADIRSATQANLLRLEPRFFEENRPSEIASRMTADTAIIDQIVGSAVSVALRNLVTGVGGLIYLFALAPKLAGLLVLGIPVILLVMISLGRRVRKLSRASQDRLAAVGSVTAEVLGAMKIVQAFGQEGREAARFDATVAEGFATARQRILLRAAMTAVVIALVFGSVVAVMWQGALDVKAGNLSGGSIAAFVLTGGLVAGAFGALSETWGDLLRGAGAASRLHELMTAQPEIVAPANAKPLPQLPQGAHLQFDQVHFSYPTRPDDAALHGVTIDIAPGETVAIVGPSGAGKSTLIQLALRFYDPDSGTIRLNGVALPEADPSAVRGMMAMVPQDSVNFAASARDNLRFGRWDATDEEIWEAARAANAEAFLRALPQGLDTYLGEGGARLSGGQRQRLSIARALLRNAPILLLDEATSALDAESERLVQDALARLMKGRTTVVIAHRLATVRAADRIIVLDAGRVVEQGDHAALMAKKGLYARLANLQFQDSPSA
- a CDS encoding class I SAM-dependent methyltransferase, whose protein sequence is MTSRELTGFLPLAEQQADDARRRMSDLAWRLGFGAISWPWLLASLSGGRKADKRALLKELALPHDALPHLGSWKADVGFLRHIVREIARLRPAQVVELGAGASTLVAARALALHGGGRLTSFDQHGGFVDATRTWLADHGLEADLRHAPLKSESSDWPGRWYALEALPDHIDLLIIDGPPWSVHPLVRGAADSLFARLSPNAVVLLDDAARPGERIVAHRWRQRWPHIDFRLMHDGTKGTLVGRRRDISLPVANDNEGGRSWRHLRRAAAMAALLATGWIARGALGEFPQAAQASPFLDEAAASHRAGLLRQNMASQVESATLNADEIRRSTGIILPALPRNWRVTDVQLFPTPDSPAIAVSIITPAGEQLSFFADRAETPAEARPLLARRASDIIAYWEAGDMAYALTGRTGPRRIMTLASEITPSI